A single Lusitaniella coriacea LEGE 07157 DNA region contains:
- a CDS encoding FHA domain-containing protein produces the protein MIVCPNCNHSNPDGATQCEACYTPLPVMTNCPNCGTAVQEDASFCGQCGYNLNQETSIPTIATPSSSASSPLPATVVGTDEPNTSQSPPDINPVVVEMSSESPVPPDVEEISSPPESPEPASNIDLEKESESPPPPPVPVPASGSSATHLQLEQASLLHVQTNAKIEIPSHLSVVHLGKPGGPIPPDIDVSGFPNSSVVSRVHADIRAEGGIYYIEDVGSSNGTYINHIVLPVGNRHKLRAGDRIALGKEDKVTFIFQLS, from the coding sequence ATGATTGTTTGCCCGAACTGTAATCACTCAAATCCAGATGGTGCAACTCAATGCGAAGCTTGCTACACGCCTCTACCCGTCATGACCAATTGCCCCAACTGCGGGACGGCGGTTCAAGAAGATGCCAGCTTTTGCGGTCAATGCGGCTATAACCTCAACCAGGAAACGAGTATTCCCACCATAGCAACGCCCTCTAGCAGTGCTTCGAGTCCGCTTCCCGCAACAGTTGTTGGTACGGACGAGCCTAATACAAGTCAGTCCCCCCCAGATATCAATCCCGTTGTAGTAGAAATGTCTTCAGAAAGCCCAGTTCCTCCTGATGTCGAAGAAATATCTTCACCGCCAGAATCCCCCGAACCTGCTTCCAATATTGACTTAGAAAAGGAAAGCGAATCGCCTCCACCTCCCCCCGTCCCTGTCCCTGCAAGTGGCAGTTCGGCAACCCATCTTCAATTAGAACAAGCAAGTTTGTTGCACGTCCAAACCAATGCAAAAATCGAGATCCCCAGCCATCTATCCGTCGTTCATTTAGGCAAACCCGGAGGCCCAATCCCCCCCGACATCGATGTTTCCGGCTTTCCCAATTCATCAGTTGTATCGAGGGTTCATGCCGATATTCGCGCAGAAGGTGGCATTTACTATATCGAAGATGTGGGCAGTTCCAATGGAACCTATATCAATCACATCGTCTTACCCGTTGGCAA
- the pgl gene encoding 6-phosphogluconolactonase produces MEKFVEVLADKTALIARSRDLILEKIQTAISQRGQFTIALSGGGTPKPLYEALAAESLPWDKIHIFWGDERYVPPQHPDSNQLMARQAWLDRVDLPETHIHPMPTEADNPTADAQAHEAQLKDFFPEAQDFPAFDLILLGIGDDGHTASLFPHTEALEVRDRWVTIGNKDGQPRITFTIPLINHARCVLFLVAGASKQTALEHILAEEGDPLQYPARFIQPQGELYWLLDRAAGSVIEDR; encoded by the coding sequence ATGGAAAAGTTTGTTGAAGTTTTGGCGGATAAAACGGCTTTAATCGCGCGATCGCGCGACCTCATTCTAGAAAAAATTCAAACGGCTATCTCCCAAAGAGGACAGTTTACGATCGCGCTCTCCGGAGGAGGAACCCCAAAACCCCTCTATGAAGCGCTTGCTGCTGAATCATTGCCCTGGGATAAAATTCACATTTTTTGGGGGGACGAGCGTTACGTGCCGCCCCAGCACCCCGACAGCAATCAACTCATGGCGCGTCAGGCTTGGCTCGATCGCGTCGATCTCCCAGAAACTCACATTCATCCCATGCCCACGGAGGCAGATAATCCCACGGCTGACGCGCAAGCCCACGAAGCCCAATTGAAAGACTTCTTTCCCGAAGCGCAGGACTTTCCCGCATTCGATCTGATCCTCTTGGGAATTGGAGATGACGGACATACCGCCTCGCTATTTCCCCATACCGAAGCCCTTGAAGTGCGCGATCGCTGGGTAACCATTGGCAACAAAGACGGACAGCCCCGCATCACCTTTACCATCCCGCTCATTAACCATGCCCGGTGCGTCCTATTTCTCGTCGCCGGAGCCAGCAAACAAACCGCCCTCGAACACATCCTGGCAGAAGAAGGCGACCCCCTGCAATATCCCGCTCGTTTCATTCAACCCCAAGGAGAACTCTATTGGTTACTCGATCGCGCTGCGGGGAGTGTCATAGAGGATCGATAA
- the hpsJ-B gene encoding hormogonium polysaccharide biosynthesis protein HpsJ, producing the protein MNNSVLSSFTALALKVVAVVLLVSSLLDYIMLAIPFKPLDSAWQISFTSQLVDRGIVPMVGIALLAIAYWIGEMSDIGVGARNPFTQLRFWAFTLASLLGLLFLLLIPLHVSNLSQANAQQLKQIDEQASVAENQIEQRTEQINALLQDEQRLQELDEAIERGEAQGQKLSPEQLQQLQEIRNQVNVIKSDPTRLEEEINRIRTQVGSRRTELEQQARTNAVKNGVRIGISSLLLSLGYIAIGWMGFKTLGASAGGGRRRK; encoded by the coding sequence ATGAATAACTCAGTCCTTTCATCTTTCACCGCTCTTGCTCTTAAAGTTGTTGCAGTCGTCTTGCTCGTTTCATCGCTCCTCGACTACATCATGCTTGCCATTCCCTTCAAACCCTTGGATAGCGCTTGGCAAATCTCCTTTACCAGCCAACTCGTTGATCGCGGGATCGTTCCAATGGTCGGAATTGCCCTCCTCGCGATCGCCTATTGGATTGGCGAAATGTCTGACATCGGTGTCGGTGCCAGAAACCCCTTTACCCAACTGCGATTTTGGGCTTTTACCCTTGCCAGCCTCTTAGGACTCCTTTTCCTGCTATTAATCCCCCTACACGTCAGTAACTTAAGTCAAGCAAACGCACAACAACTCAAACAAATCGACGAACAAGCCAGCGTCGCAGAAAATCAAATCGAACAACGAACCGAACAAATTAACGCCCTCCTCCAAGACGAACAACGCCTTCAAGAACTTGATGAAGCCATTGAAAGAGGCGAAGCTCAAGGACAAAAACTCTCACCCGAACAACTCCAACAACTACAAGAAATCAGAAATCAAGTTAACGTCATCAAGAGCGATCCGACACGACTTGAAGAAGAAATTAATCGCATCAGAACCCAAGTTGGTTCTCGTCGCACCGAACTCGAACAACAAGCTCGCACCAATGCCGTTAAAAATGGCGTTCGCATCGGGATCAGCAGCTTACTCCTCTCCCTCGGCTACATTGCCATCGGCTGGATGGGTTTCAAAACCCTGGGTGCATCGGCAGGAGGGGGTCGCCGTCGTAAGTAA
- a CDS encoding glycosyltransferase family 2 protein — MFSIYILTYNEEVEIAGCIESVSSLSDDIIVVDSYSSDRTVEIAQQYDVRVVQHVFESHGRQRTWMLQEVPTQHEWVYLLEADERMTPELFAECLQAQESSEYIGYYVAERVMFMGRWIRHCTQYPRYQMRLFRKDKVWFTDYGHTEREVFDGATEFLKETYPHYTSGKGFSRWLEKHNRYSTDEAKETLAQLEKGDVNWQKLFFGKSEVERRRALKDLSLRLPFRPLTRFFYMYFLLGGFLDGRAGLTWCILQLFYEYFITLKVWELRHGQTRPI, encoded by the coding sequence ATGTTCTCCATCTATATCCTCACCTATAACGAAGAAGTGGAGATTGCGGGTTGTATTGAGTCTGTTTCATCCTTATCCGATGACATTATTGTCGTGGACTCATACAGTAGCGATCGCACGGTCGAAATTGCCCAACAGTACGACGTGCGAGTCGTACAGCACGTTTTTGAAAGTCACGGTCGCCAGCGCACTTGGATGCTCCAAGAAGTCCCCACCCAACACGAATGGGTTTATCTTCTCGAAGCGGACGAGCGCATGACCCCGGAACTCTTTGCAGAATGCCTTCAAGCTCAGGAATCCTCAGAATATATTGGCTACTACGTGGCAGAGCGCGTCATGTTTATGGGGCGGTGGATTCGCCACTGCACGCAATATCCTCGCTATCAAATGCGCCTCTTTCGGAAAGACAAAGTCTGGTTTACAGACTACGGTCATACCGAACGGGAAGTATTCGACGGCGCTACCGAGTTTCTCAAAGAAACTTATCCCCACTACACCTCTGGTAAAGGATTCAGTCGCTGGTTAGAAAAGCACAATCGCTACTCCACCGACGAAGCAAAAGAAACCCTCGCACAACTCGAAAAAGGGGATGTCAATTGGCAGAAACTATTCTTCGGCAAATCTGAAGTTGAGCGACGACGCGCCCTAAAAGACTTATCTTTGCGCCTTCCCTTCCGACCGCTCACGCGCTTTTTTTATATGTATTTTCTCTTGGGAGGCTTTCTCGACGGTCGTGCCGGATTGACTTGGTGCATTCTACAACTTTTCTATGAGTACTTTATTACGCTGAAGGTTTGGGAACTTCGGCACGGTCAAACGCGCCCAATTTAA
- a CDS encoding DUF502 domain-containing protein — protein sequence MFQNLKQDLKNDLIAGLLVVIPLATTIWLTLTIARWAINFLTEIPKQLNPFQGLHPILTYLINLAVGFAVPLIFILLIGLMARNIAGRWLLDLGERILQAIPLAGSVYKTLKQILETLLQDSKSRFRRVVMVEYPRQGVWTLGFVTGTVSDELQKHIAQPMLSVFIPTTPNPTSGWYAAIPENDTIALSMSIEDAFKVLISGGIISPELESVPIALPESPYPKKKVPIEKAVSDRLEERQALPLKDDV from the coding sequence GTGTTTCAAAACTTGAAACAGGATTTAAAAAATGACCTTATCGCGGGTTTATTGGTCGTTATTCCCTTAGCGACGACAATTTGGCTGACCCTGACGATCGCGCGATGGGCAATTAATTTTCTCACGGAAATTCCCAAGCAACTCAATCCCTTTCAAGGACTGCACCCCATCCTGACCTATCTTATTAATTTAGCGGTGGGTTTTGCCGTTCCCCTCATCTTCATCTTGCTCATTGGCTTGATGGCGCGCAATATTGCAGGGCGATGGTTGCTCGATCTCGGCGAGCGCATTCTCCAAGCCATTCCCCTTGCCGGGTCGGTGTACAAAACTCTCAAGCAAATTTTAGAAACTCTTCTCCAGGATTCCAAAAGTCGATTTCGTCGAGTCGTTATGGTGGAATACCCGCGTCAAGGCGTGTGGACTTTGGGATTTGTGACAGGAACCGTTAGCGACGAGCTTCAGAAGCACATTGCACAACCGATGCTCAGTGTTTTTATTCCCACAACCCCCAACCCGACCTCCGGTTGGTATGCTGCAATCCCAGAAAATGATACGATCGCGCTTTCGATGTCTATTGAAGATGCTTTTAAGGTGCTAATTTCTGGGGGGATTATTAGTCCGGAGCTTGAATCTGTCCCCATTGCCCTGCCTGAATCCCCCTATCCCAAAAAGAAAGTTCCCATTGAAAAAGCGGTATCTGACCGACTGGAGGAGCGCCAAGCGCTTCCCCTAAAAGATGACGTGTAA
- the nusB gene encoding transcription antitermination factor NusB, which yields MPVRKQPRRISRELALLSLSQLRSNGEQLQRQKLQDLMLAAIRTLTAEIQEVLETAAAEVKRGSDRLLSSETRATDVQSAKAMVGEALELAQTAVNRLGYAVDLPEFIQLANQHEVRDYALELIGTVDRRRQEIEQVLEAALVDWQLSRLPRIDRDILFLAVAEIKFLEVPEQVAINEAVELAKRYSDEEGHRFINGVMRRVSNNLRTRVKP from the coding sequence ATGCCTGTTCGCAAACAACCCCGCCGCATTTCTCGCGAGTTAGCGCTGTTGAGTTTGAGTCAACTCAGAAGCAATGGCGAACAATTGCAACGCCAAAAATTGCAAGATTTAATGTTAGCGGCGATTCGTACCCTGACGGCAGAAATCCAAGAGGTTTTGGAAACAGCAGCCGCAGAGGTCAAGCGGGGTAGCGACCGCCTGCTCAGTAGCGAAACGCGGGCAACGGACGTTCAAAGTGCCAAGGCGATGGTTGGCGAAGCGCTAGAACTCGCTCAAACGGCGGTTAATCGTTTGGGATATGCGGTTGACCTGCCGGAGTTTATTCAACTTGCCAATCAGCACGAAGTTCGTGACTATGCTTTGGAATTGATTGGGACGGTTGACCGCCGTCGGCAGGAAATCGAGCAGGTTTTGGAGGCGGCGTTGGTGGATTGGCAGTTGAGCCGCTTGCCGCGAATCGATCGCGATATTTTATTCTTAGCGGTGGCAGAAATTAAGTTTCTTGAGGTTCCCGAACAGGTTGCAATTAATGAAGCGGTAGAGTTAGCGAAGCGCTATTCCGATGAGGAAGGACACCGTTTTATTAATGGTGTGATGCGTCGGGTGAGCAACAATTTACGAACCAGGGTGAAGCCGTAG
- a CDS encoding tRNA (5-methylaminomethyl-2-thiouridine)(34)-methyltransferase MnmD has product MTEVTFTPQPTADGSFTFFSPEFEEAFHSHFGARREAEEKFVEPCRLKEIALSRDRVQILDICYGLGYNSAAALHAIGSVNPHCRVELIALECNRLVPQCAIARDLLQQWNAPIPSHLKTLAESHRIQTPTLDARLLIGDARTTLQQVHTSKFQADAIFLDPFSPPKCPQLWTVEFLQGVVRCLKPTGILATYSSAAATRATLVQVGLHVGSTPSTGRRSPGTVASFDPQYLPPLSQREREHLQTRAATPYRDPQLNATAEEILKNRDRERQASPLEPTTRWKRRWRTP; this is encoded by the coding sequence ATAACTGAAGTGACCTTTACTCCACAACCCACAGCAGATGGGTCTTTCACCTTTTTCTCGCCGGAATTTGAGGAAGCGTTTCATTCTCACTTTGGCGCGAGACGGGAAGCGGAGGAGAAGTTTGTCGAGCCTTGTCGGTTGAAAGAAATTGCCTTGTCGCGCGATCGCGTGCAAATTTTGGATATTTGCTACGGACTCGGCTACAATAGCGCCGCTGCACTACACGCGATTGGGTCGGTCAATCCCCACTGTCGCGTTGAATTAATCGCCTTAGAATGCAATCGGTTAGTTCCCCAGTGCGCGATCGCGCGCGACCTTCTGCAACAATGGAATGCGCCGATTCCCTCCCACCTCAAAACCCTCGCAGAATCTCACCGCATCCAAACGCCAACCCTCGATGCGCGACTGCTGATTGGCGATGCTCGCACGACTCTGCAACAGGTTCACACCTCCAAATTCCAAGCCGATGCCATTTTTCTCGATCCCTTTTCTCCCCCCAAATGTCCCCAACTCTGGACGGTTGAATTTTTGCAAGGGGTCGTTCGTTGTCTCAAACCCACCGGGATACTGGCAACCTACTCCAGTGCCGCTGCCACCAGAGCCACCCTTGTGCAAGTTGGGTTGCACGTCGGTTCGACTCCTTCAACGGGTCGGAGATCCCCCGGAACCGTCGCCAGTTTCGATCCGCAATATCTCCCCCCCCTTTCCCAACGAGAGCGAGAACACCTGCAAACCCGCGCTGCAACGCCGTATCGCGATCCTCAACTCAACGCAACCGCCGAAGAAATTCTCAAAAACCGCGATCGCGAACGCCAAGCCAGCCCCCTAGAACCCACAACTCGATGGAAGCGACGCTGGCGTACTCCGTAA
- a CDS encoding response regulator yields the protein MSAPLKHISVPTVTVVASEQAKILVVDDSGLTRSLATDLLVTEGYNVLEADGGSSAIAIARQNQPDIILLDVKMPQMDGYEVCRCLKQEVQTSLIPIVFMTVYDDRQARLQGIEAGGDDFLSKPLDRLELLARVKNWISHKRLNEDLNRTEQTLFSIAKAIESRYTETSDSGERLVKLAQGFGEYLQLSEIEIQDLMSAARLHDIGTVGIPESVLCKQGELTPEEQAMIRQHVLIGETLCQPLRNFRGVLPIVRHHHERWDGSGYPDRLVGSDIPWLAQIFQTIDIYDALTSSRPYKQAFPKEVALDIMLKEAERGWRNHELVRQFCLFIQQEGNAL from the coding sequence ATGTCTGCTCCCCTAAAACATATTAGTGTTCCCACCGTAACCGTTGTCGCTTCAGAGCAAGCGAAAATTCTTGTTGTTGACGATAGTGGGTTAACCCGCAGCTTGGCAACAGACTTACTCGTTACAGAAGGGTACAACGTCCTAGAAGCAGATGGCGGTTCCAGCGCGATCGCGATCGCGCGGCAAAACCAGCCAGACATTATTCTACTCGACGTAAAAATGCCCCAGATGGACGGCTACGAAGTCTGTCGTTGCCTCAAACAAGAAGTACAAACCAGCCTCATCCCCATTGTCTTCATGACCGTTTACGACGATCGGCAAGCGCGACTCCAAGGCATCGAAGCAGGGGGAGACGACTTTTTGAGCAAACCCCTCGATCGCCTCGAACTCCTCGCACGCGTCAAAAATTGGATTAGCCACAAGCGCCTCAACGAAGACTTAAACCGAACAGAACAGACTCTCTTTTCCATCGCCAAAGCCATTGAATCGCGCTACACCGAGACAAGCGATTCCGGAGAGCGATTGGTCAAACTCGCTCAAGGATTTGGCGAATACCTGCAACTGAGCGAAATCGAAATTCAGGACTTGATGTCCGCCGCGCGACTCCACGATATTGGAACCGTCGGCATCCCAGAATCCGTATTGTGCAAACAAGGAGAACTCACCCCAGAAGAACAAGCAATGATTCGCCAGCACGTTCTGATTGGCGAAACCCTCTGTCAACCCCTACGCAACTTTCGCGGCGTACTTCCCATCGTGCGCCATCACCACGAACGCTGGGATGGTAGCGGATATCCGGATAGATTGGTAGGTAGTGACATTCCTTGGCTCGCTCAAATATTCCAAACCATCGATATCTACGATGCCCTCACCAGCTCTCGACCCTACAAACAAGCATTTCCCAAGGAAGTTGCATTGGATATCATGCTGAAAGAAGCAGAGCGAGGATGGCGAAATCACGAACTCGTTCGACAGTTTTGCTTATTCATTCAGCAAGAGGGGAATGCCCTTTAA
- the glmU gene encoding bifunctional UDP-N-acetylglucosamine diphosphorylase/glucosamine-1-phosphate N-acetyltransferase GlmU, producing the protein MVAVAILAAGRGTRMKSNLPKVLHSLGGRSLIERVFQSCQSINPSRRIAIVGYEAQQVKNALQSLQDVEFVEQAQQLGTGHAIQQIIPPLEGFRGTLLVLNGDLPLLRPSTLEKMLSVHETHRNAATILTAQLPNPQGYGRVFCDGNNLVGQIVEDRDCTDAQRHNHRINAGAYCFDWQKLAKVLPQLSADNDQKEYYLTDVFSSLHPVMAVDADDYQEIMGINDRAQLATAYEILQTRVKDAWMTAGVTLINPDSITIDDTVELATDTIIEPQTHLRGNTKIASGCRIGPGSLIENSQIGHQTTVLYSVVLNSSIAAGTQIGPYTHLRGNIQVGEACRIGNFVELKNTTVGDGTKISHLSYIGDTTLGDRVNIGAGTITANYDGVNKHPTHIGNGSKTGANSVLVAPVTLGESVNVAAGSVVTEDVGDDALVIARSRQVVKPGWRLKGVVK; encoded by the coding sequence ATGGTAGCGGTAGCAATTCTCGCAGCAGGACGCGGTACAAGGATGAAGTCAAACTTACCGAAAGTCCTGCATTCTCTAGGCGGACGATCGTTGATCGAACGAGTCTTTCAAAGTTGCCAGTCTATCAACCCCTCTCGGCGTATCGCGATCGTCGGCTACGAAGCACAACAGGTTAAAAACGCACTGCAATCACTTCAAGATGTCGAATTTGTGGAACAGGCGCAGCAATTAGGGACAGGTCACGCCATTCAACAGATCATTCCCCCCTTAGAAGGGTTTAGGGGAACGCTTTTAGTTCTCAATGGAGATCTTCCCCTCCTGCGTCCCTCAACCCTGGAAAAGATGCTCTCCGTTCACGAAACCCATCGCAACGCAGCAACGATTCTCACTGCGCAACTTCCCAATCCCCAAGGATACGGGCGAGTATTTTGCGATGGCAATAATCTCGTGGGGCAAATTGTTGAAGATCGGGACTGCACCGATGCTCAACGGCATAATCATCGCATTAACGCAGGAGCCTATTGTTTTGATTGGCAAAAATTAGCGAAAGTTTTGCCTCAATTGAGTGCCGACAACGACCAAAAAGAATATTACCTGACCGATGTCTTTAGCTCTCTCCATCCCGTCATGGCAGTGGATGCGGACGATTACCAAGAAATTATGGGCATTAACGATCGCGCCCAACTCGCCACAGCCTACGAAATTTTGCAAACGCGAGTCAAAGATGCTTGGATGACGGCAGGAGTAACGTTAATCAATCCCGATAGCATTACGATTGACGACACTGTGGAACTCGCAACAGATACCATCATCGAACCGCAAACCCATTTGCGAGGCAATACAAAAATTGCTTCGGGCTGTCGCATTGGTCCTGGTAGCTTAATTGAGAATAGCCAAATTGGACACCAGACAACGGTTCTCTATTCTGTTGTACTCAATAGCAGCATTGCCGCAGGAACGCAAATCGGCCCTTACACTCACTTACGGGGCAATATTCAAGTCGGCGAAGCCTGTCGCATTGGGAATTTTGTCGAGTTGAAGAACACAACAGTGGGCGATGGAACCAAAATTTCGCACCTCTCATATATTGGCGATACAACCCTCGGCGATCGCGTGAATATTGGTGCGGGGACAATTACGGCGAACTACGATGGCGTTAACAAACATCCCACCCACATTGGCAATGGGAGCAAAACTGGGGCAAACAGCGTTCTCGTTGCACCCGTGACCCTCGGAGAATCCGTCAACGTTGCGGCAGGTTCTGTTGTAACCGAAGATGTGGGAGATGACGCACTGGTGATCGCCCGTTCTCGTCAGGTTGTTAAACCAGGGTGGCGTTTAAAAGGTGTTGTTAAATAG
- the urtE gene encoding urea ABC transporter ATP-binding subunit UrtE gives MLQVSGLNVYYGESHILRNVDLSVPMGQMVCLIGRNGVGKTTFLKTIMGLLKPRTGTILFQEQPLTPFSTDRRARMGIGYVPQGREIIPRVTVRDNLLLGLEAQRRGRGRKSEIPEEIFDLFPVLKTMLSRMGGDLSGGQQQQLAIARALMGKPKLLVLDEPTEGIQPSIILEIEAAVRRIIETTGISVLLVEQHLHFVRQADRYYAMQKGGIVASGSTRELSQEVIQRFLAV, from the coding sequence ATGTTGCAAGTTTCGGGGTTAAATGTTTACTACGGGGAAAGTCACATTCTGCGAAACGTCGATCTAAGCGTCCCGATGGGACAAATGGTTTGTTTGATAGGTCGGAACGGAGTCGGGAAAACAACGTTCCTGAAGACGATTATGGGGCTACTCAAGCCTCGCACGGGAACGATTCTCTTTCAGGAACAACCCCTCACCCCTTTCTCAACAGATCGACGAGCCAGAATGGGAATTGGCTATGTACCGCAAGGGCGAGAAATTATTCCCCGCGTGACAGTTCGGGATAATTTGCTTTTGGGGTTGGAAGCGCAACGTCGAGGGAGAGGGAGGAAAAGCGAGATTCCCGAAGAAATTTTCGATCTGTTTCCCGTATTGAAAACGATGCTATCGCGCATGGGAGGCGACTTGAGCGGGGGACAACAACAGCAACTCGCGATCGCGCGCGCCCTGATGGGAAAACCCAAACTCCTCGTCCTTGACGAACCCACCGAAGGCATTCAACCCTCCATTATTCTCGAAATTGAAGCTGCCGTGCGGCGCATTATCGAAACAACGGGAATTTCGGTTCTATTAGTCGAACAGCACTTGCATTTCGTGCGCCAAGCGGATCGCTACTACGCCATGCAAAAGGGGGGAATTGTCGCATCGGGTTCCACTCGCGAACTGTCTCAAGAAGTGATTCAGCGATTTTTGGCAGTTTAA